Part of the Misgurnus anguillicaudatus chromosome 25, ASM2758022v2, whole genome shotgun sequence genome, atggtcacataaaagtcaccCTCTCTTCCAGATCAGCCAGCTCTTTGTTCATAAAGGCCACAAGCTTGGAGAAACAAGGACGATCTGCAGGATCGAGTGACCAGCAGCGACACATTACCTGGTATCTAAATGAATGTGAAAcgggtaacatgtttaaatcATTCTCCAGCATTATTTTCCCACATGTATTTCAACAAAAATGCACAATACATTGATTTATATTATTAATAGTATAGCTTTTGTAATGTAAAATAGATGTTGTATGtacattgtgttgtttttaatcttttacaaacaaaaaataaaaatgtgcattaatagTTATGTTGGATTTTGGTTAACAAAAGATGCACTTACATGGATTCCAATGCATAATAGGGCTGCTCCATGTGATATCCACTTTCAATCATTCTGTAAAATGAGCTATTTACAGGTACACCAGGATATGGAGTCACTCCTATTAGAAATGAATACCTAGTGAGTATAATAATCGTGTGGTTTTACATGTTTAATCTGCTATAAAAACGTGTAATTTTAGCATCTGCGTGCTAAAAGATCATAAAAAGACAGAATGAGAAAGACACCTAGAGAAAAGATTTCCCATAGCAGAATGCCATAGGCCCAGACATCACTTTGCATGGTGTACACCCCTTTAAAAATACTCTCAGGAGCCATCCACTTCACCGGCAAACGTACCTGCAAAGATGTAATGTAAACCATTATGATACTAAACTAAgaccatatgtgaccctgtctgtgaaatctagGTTAAAGTCTCAATCTATTTATGAGATAAGGAGCATAAAactttgattttaatctttgacatgatcttactcagtcaatattaaagatataaaggttatattttcacacaaggTTCCTTAAATAGTGGTTTTTACAGACTAGATTACATATTTAAGACAATATTATCACATTTATTTGATACTTACATTTCCTCTCACAACATAGTTGGAGTCACTTTCAATGTCTCGAGCAAGGCCAAAGTCACCAATCTTCACCCGTCTACCCTGTGTCACCAAAATGTTTCTGGCTGCCAAGTCCCTGTGGATGCACTGTAGGGAGATAACTACTTAGTAATACTTGTCACAAAattaagcatttttattttttgcttatgcTAAGTGTCTTTATGCATTGCAAACATCTTCAGAGATAGCATGAGCATAAGTTTATTAAAGCTCTGTGGATTGGCAGGAAATACAATATAGAGGTCTTATAATCAGAAAATTTGGTTTACGTTTTTAGCCGACAGGAACTCCATGCCCTTTGCAACTTGAAAAGAGAAACTTAGAAGGTCGTCATACGTGAGACTTTGCAGTTCCTCTTCTTGTTCACTGTCACATTTGAGTATTTCTGTAAATTGAAAACACAGATGTAacaagaaataatgttttttttttgttataaataaaccagcAATTATGATATATTACAATCGGCATACATACTACGTGCACAGAAGATCAATTTTACTTTTAAAGTCCTTTTTTGCTCCCGATCATATGTGGGGTTTATTATAGGACAATGATCGACTTACTacactaaggggcggtttctCGGACATGGTTTAATTTAAGCCAGAACTAGAGCTTAGTCATTTTATgacatttaagttttttttacaaacatagcttacaaaaaacattactggtgtgcatcttgagacttAACAGTGGCATATATATATTGTAAGTTATGTCAGCTGTTTtcacatgcattttagtctgagcCCTGTCTgcgaaaccgccccttaaacaCAAAATGGACCCtcttaaatgtttaattctttCTTTCTCCACATACCTTCAGTAGTAGACACTGAGCTGATGCTGGGACTGAGTAGAGCCTCATGCTCCTGATCTTTGGTTTCGGGCATTATGTGCATGCATGGGTTGTCGTTGGACCCAACGAACTCACTGTGGTGGTACATCAAGAAGAAAAACACAGTAAAcacttttggtaaaccattttctgcaagcatgtgaaaaaataggtaattgaaatttggttccccttgtgatgtcagaaggggagcttattataataattctgccccttaatctgcactatccaaccacatcagtgcatttgcatttaaaaggacacacccaaaaacagcacatttttgctcacacctacaaggtggcaattttaacatgctataataaattatctatatggtattttgagctagaacttcacatacgatttattttacatcttaaatgtcccctttaaactgcATGACTGGTTTATTCATTTGTGTATACTTTCAGAGTCATGGTTCCCCTTAAGCATCATATCTTCATTTCCCTCTGTTCCCCATAAGAGGTTTTTGTTTGTCTAAAAGGCCACAGATGTAAGTCACTTCTTTGTGGACACTTATACCTGGAGTTTCTCTTCTGCTGGAAGTTGTGGTAGAGGCCTCTGAATCTGTCCCTGTTGAAAGCATCGGTCAGATATTTGTGAAAGTGCTCCCTGTTGCACTTTAGATAGTTCAGGAGATCTCCATTACAGCAGTATTGGAAAATCAGGTAAATAGGGCCTGCGGATATCACCAAACAGTACCATTAGAATTAATTCTGAAAGTCATtttatcttaaataaataatagcaCATAGGAGACaatatttgatataaaatatattttttattttataaaatgtatgctGAATGCCGCAATCGACCAGATCTTTGCAGAGATCTGTGTAATAATGCAAGCTTAGGTGCCTTGCACATAATTTCCAAATCCTACCTGTGCCTGTGCAAGCCCCGAGCAAGTTGACGATATTTTCATGGTGTCCAATGTAAGTCAACATTTTCAGTTCCGACATCAGAGCCTCTTTCTCCACTGCCTGGTGCTTGTCTGTTTAAAAGCATAAATAAACAATACACAGCTCTCGAATACAATTCATGTACTTAATTGTTTTAGAGTCATTCATGTTAGTCATACTTACCCTTTAACATCTTTACTGCTACTTGAATAGACACTCCGGGCTTGCTGATCCCATATGCCGTAGCCTGCACGACCATCCCAAAAGCACCAGATCCCAGCGTTTGCCCTACAGACAACACTCATTAATAGTAATTTATACGTCCAGTGGGCTTTTTTTCTGCAGCAGAACTGATatactttttaaattaaaatctgAAATATTACCAAGTTCTAGATTTTCTCTTGGAAACTCCCATTTAAGATCATACTTAAAGTCCCTGAAGTCGATATATATGTAATCGTTATCATTAGGTCCTACCATCTGGATCATCTGGATCTGACACTCGTACACAGGCTTCTGTGAGGTGTGACAAATGAGGAATGGTTTGATTCGGGTGTTTGAATGTGTCCGTCAGTGTGTATTAGACAGAGGTGAGGGTTTACCTTTACTTTGATGAAGATGATTAAGGCGATGATGATCATAAGAAGTACAATCATGACAGCAAAGCAGATGATGAATTCAGTGTAGGAGTCTGCAGGGGTAACAGAGTAACAAATCTGGGCTCATATGTATAAAGCCGCTCAGAGTAAAATTTTAGTCTTAAGTGTGTCAAAATTCTAAGACTTAAGAATAAGTTTGATTTATAAAGCCTCCTAAGTGTGAAGACTAGGTCTTAGCTCCTAAATTATTTAAGAGAGCTGGAGAGGTCTCTTAAGAGTGACAAGAGGACAGCAGAGAGGCGGACATCATGcactttacaacaaagaatGTGTTAGAATTgctttaattcaaatgtatttctaaagcacttttgacaaatttctcgttgcattgttgcaaagcagcaaatttacagtaaattacACGTTAGTAGTATATAGACAGTAGAATTAATATAACATTATGAAGTATAAAGAGTATAGGGttttttatacaatgtatattatattacacaatataatatacagaaTAAAATGGATAATATGTAGTAAAACTTCTTCAAGTGCTCGCACAGTACCAAGGGATTATCAATACAGCATACTTAAATGGTATAAACAATTTGCataatctacactgtaaaaagttaaagttggatcaaattattgataaggcctaaaaaatatgatgttttatcaactttaaattttctaattttagtgaaataattaaagttaaaaatgttaaaatattaggtgttaccaattctttacattttttaagtagaGTCGCTTTTATGTTTTACAGTTTATGACAGGTAAATAAAAAaccataaaataaaatctaCAATAGCATTATTAACCCAAAAAAAGTACAAGCTTGCAGTAACACCATTACATGTAAAGTGATATTAATAGAGTATAAAACCCTGACCCAAAACATAATGTTAGCAATGTTAGCAGTGAGCAGGCCTAAGGTGAAAGTGAAAAGATGGCATAAATTACAATTGtgtttaagtggagaaatccAACTTAACTTGATCATCTTttcatcaaagtattttttttaagtatttgcaAACTTTAGTCTTTCTTTATTAACAGCTTGTGAGTGAAATCAAAATGATATCATTTTATCAATGATATCAATGATTCATCATGTTTTTAAATAGCATTACGTTTGTATATTTCATTAACATGTTGAAACTTAATTAAAATAGTGCAAaattgtgtaaaataaatgcatgtacttatttgtaatattgttaaacatttcttgaagcaaatttaaattaaaatactaaTATAATTGTAATGTCTTCATGATCCATGAATTTATTGTGTCACATGCTGTTGTGACTGTGTAACATTGCTGGCTTTCTATTGGCTGATTCAGAGGTtaatggcggccattttaggttAAAATCATTGTAGTCCTCAGTTTGCGGCACTTAAGTCAGCACTTAAGAATGAATCTTacactttactgaaagttgctttcAGCTTCTTTATAAACGTCTCCTATTCTCAGACTGGTCCTACTccttactaagaattttttgacacTTAAGTCATAGTTTAAGACTATTCTTAAGAGCatttctgagatgttttatacatacgggccctggattaaataaactaagcacACCCAAATATGTTGGGTTTGGGTCTTAACTCACATGTCTGTAGTAGTATTTGGTTACTGCAGTGACTTCCAGCAAGATTAGTTATGCAACATTTTATATGATGGTTCTCATTGTTAGAACGTGGTCGTACAAATACAATATTCTTCTCACAGAACCGATCTGCATCCGGGAACTCGGATAGAGCAGCGGGAATCTCTTTCCAGTCTTCAGGATTAGTACATCTGTAATATTAAGAGAATACAACATAATTTACTGtatttattgctttattgtaaATATAGTCACAGCTGAAAGCCATTGCTAGACATGACCACTTTACCTATTCACATATGGTACCGTCTCAAGTgtgttattaaagggatagttcacccaaaaatgaaaattgtatcaacattttctcactctcatgttgaacacaaaagaagatattttgataaatgatggcaagcacacagttgatggtacactctaaaaagtaATTCAGACGACCTTTAGTCattacttaaatatatacattgttgtgaaataaaaaatcaaGTTCAGAGatactgttagactttttactTGTGATTGTTATTTTATCGAGCTAGGATGACACATAAATTATGCCTATTGATTAAATGTATTATCATGACTTGTCTGAATTTAACATTTTCAGTtaatcaaaaataatttaattttaagttcTGTTAATGTAAAATACTATTTGATGACGTGTGAATGGCCGGCCCACAGTTTCCGCGCCATGTTCAAGGATACGATTGTGGTGCCACAGCTGAAACTCGTTGAAGTGTAATGTGGTGATGAATGGTAAGTAATTTTATGCTTAATTGCACATATTTGCACTCAGGATTCTATTAGTGATAACATGTACTATAACCTAATACTGAGATTTGAGCAGTGTTTATATTCTGTTTGCTGAGGTAAAGTTAGTTAACGTTAGCCTGCAGTAGCTAACGGTCGTTCAAGGCCCTATGAATTCCATTTTTTCAACAGAAAAACTTTGACTGCATGCTCTTTTTGTCTGTTGAGAATGTATTTGAGGAACAATATTTCATTAATAAAGGTTTATAAGCTCATATTTATGTTAAGACAGTTAGTGTGATAAATAattcagggacgtgcacaggggGGTTGCTCAGGTTGCCCGGGCAACTGCCCATATATGCCCTTCTCGAGTCTCGACTCAAGTTGCCCTTCCGAGGtggaaaaaaatgtacttttacttcgttTACACTATGCAGCGTTCCTTCGttactgtattttaattaattacgaaatttgtattttatttttaatttgctaTCTTatgtttctggcgcattcgcgaATTAATGACTCGTTTGAGTCGATTccttacaaagtgttgcaaataaatgagtcttttgagtcgattctttacaaagcgaatgggccaaacGTTTTAATTTGGTTCGCGaaacagtttgaatgaattgttcagatcgctgcACAaacggaatcgtccgaagctgttttactcgtaacctatgtagaaacacgcagaatataaccagtgttgggtgacgtggaaatgaatttaacaatcttttaactaaaagcaaaacttcacacatgtacccgccattacatacgcgcgagTCCTGTTCGTCGTCaaacacagttaaacgcgtgcaacctccagaaacactgtagcacagattgaagaaaatccatcgatgattgacaTCTGATTCGCTgcataatgtactgtatgatgtaagtgattctcacaaaacacacgtgacatgacaacgtatgaaaacatgagttttgtctaaaatcatttttatgtaaactgtcaatgtccttagaccatcttaggaggctccaactttatacatatgcaaaactgttgtcagtttacttgtgtgatatttcagctataagctacatcaacatttagactaaagttaatttgttaatttgtaatgcttgtctattctgtgtttgtattattttttgtactgtttgtgtatgttgcagttttacacatactgtacccttcataagtattcttctctttgttgtggagtcaagaaatgtcttaacattaaaagatgaacatgagtacagaatctgtcacattattttaATGGGCACTAagctgtgtcctgattgtttacacatgaaaagcattaaatgtgtaggatcagtttgattcacttatgtgcatttgtgtacaatacacataagtcagcatttaatgcggttgttctttgttgttaaagcatgtatgttttgaaacaaacaaaggttaataaaatatgACATTCTAAGCTTCTgacatactgatatttatcttaccaatttctggtctccacagcaaacagaaaaACCTTGTCTTTACAGTTCTGATACTTATCGAGGTCACTttattgtgtatgtgtgtgtgtgtgtgtgtgtgtgtgtgtgtgtgtgtgtgtgtgtgtgtgtgtgtgtcaatacaaagaacaacaacaaataTCGGTCTTGCCTACACAGTGTTATGCTCGTTTTAAAATTTGCCCCCTGTTAACTTCAACGGGGCCAGTTTTAAACCTGCTTTTAGCCTCTTAACATCCTTGATGTGACATTTTAAGTGCCCAGCCATTATGAGTGATTCCCTCAATAGTGAACACAGTGAATCTGACTGCAGTAGATGtgaaaaatatgtataaaattGATGTTAATTCAGCCAGCCACATATCTGTATTTACATCCTGTTTTCGATTTAAGTCCACAGTAGTCGATTGTTCAAATCCCACGTGTGACTAAGCTACGGTGGAGACTCGGATGCCCGTGAACTCGACAATCGACTACTGTGGACTTTGACTGAAAACAGGAAGAAAATACAGGCATGTACGGTGGCTGAATAAGCATCACTTTTGTTCATGTTTTTCACATCTGCCGCAGTCGGATTCGCCGAGGTTCACACTTAAGGTAATCACTCAAAAAAGCTGGGCACTTGAAATGTCATATCAAGGATGTTAAGAGGCTAAAAGCAGGTTTAAAACTGGCTCCGTTGAAGTCGACAAGGTGCAAATTTTAAAAAGAGGATTACACAGTGTAGGCAACACAGATTTTTGTAATTGTTCTGTGTACTGACAGCACtccaaatttacaaataaatgagcTCAATGTTTAAATTCACCAGAGTTCTTCTTGAACATTATTCACCATTTACTAAAAATGATTGaaacatgtaaaacattttgtgtaCAGGATGCATAATATCACAaccgattaaaaaaaaatctgatcatTACTGGTGTCTACTGGGAAACACAGGAAAATGTCTTTATTATAGGCAGGGCTCATCTTAACTCTTGTAGAGATCAACCATAATTAAGTTCATGTGACTtagaaatgtgttttattatgGGCAAAAACTTCTTCAtctaacttaaaatattatgttAGATCAACTTTATTACTTGCATTCATGTTGAAAATAATTAAGTTcatattacttaaaaatgtgtttcattGTGGCCTAAAAGCTACTTCACCTTACTTAAAACATTgtgttggatcaacttaaataCGCGTTTTATTGTGGCATAAAAGGTAATTCACCAAACTCAAAACATCACTTTGAATTAATGTAATTCTGCAAGCAGTCTTAAGTCAAAAATTCTAGTGGAAAAggttaacatatttttttttgttgattcaatgttttattttttagagtgtacacattgacttccatagtaggaaaaacaaatactatggaagttaatgggtaCCGTTAACAGTGTGCTTACAATCTATgatcaaaatatattattttgtgttcaacagaataaagaaactcatacaggtttacaacaacacaagggcgagtaaattatgacagaatatATGAATTATTCCTTTAAATACATGAATTAATATAACACATAGTCTTGGTTTTTACCACATGTAGTAAATATTAGAAATAGCAGTAGCAGCATTTAGGTTAAAGGGTAAGCAGGGTTAAATCTTTCCTTTATGCAAATAATGCATGGAtattgaccaatcagcatcAAAGACCAAAACAATTTTTCATATATCCAGTAATAAAATCGGgataaatttgtttaaatattttatacgcatttttttttgtatgttatagTTAACTTACTTATCAGGTGATGGGCAGATCTTCCAAGATAGAGCTGTTGTTGTGGAGCTTTGAGTCGTGCAAGTGATACTGCTTgagtttttgtctatatttattttaggaATATCTGCAAAGGAATGCATTGcatatttaacttaaaaatatgttttaacatCTACCATATCTTCATTGTTAATTGCACAATCATCTATAATGCCAAACTGTTTCTGATCACTCACCTGATATGCAAAGAGATAAATTCCTTATGACACTATATTCTTCAGTGTCTAGTTTCATTTGATACTCGCCTGATTCAGGATTGCACAACTTAAAAGTACTGAACAGAGAATAAATGTTATAAGCAAAGACAATAAAGCACTCTTACTTTAAAGtttcactcttaaaaataaaggtgcttaaaaggttcttcacagcgacGCCAGagaagaaccattcagtcaaaggttcttcaaataaccatttctttcatacatttatataatctaAAAACTCCCTTTCACTACAAATACAATATTTTGAAACAGAACAGTTGTTCAGCCAGAAATGGTTTTTCTATGGCATCGTGAAACACATTTATCTTTAAAAGTCTTGTTTGATTCAAATGAATAAGGGCATGATAAATGTACCTGGTATAATTAGAATAATTTGTCTCTTCACATTTAATTTTAGATTTATTTGGTGTAATCCACTGGCACTGAACTTTAGGGTGGGAGAAAACCTGAGCCTGGAAGCAGAAGCTTGTCTTATTTTGTACAGGTATGCTGTTGTTCTCATTCAATTGCAATATGTCGATTTGGTCATGTTCTATCAAGCAAGAATTgacattaaaattaaagtaaaaaacttATATCACAAAGGATCATTATCACCTGCCcaatatatcatatatatttTGATGTCGTACATCTTATATTATGTCGTACATAAGCAATTCAAGTAATTTTTCTAAATGCTTTCTGTAATTCTGTTCACATgggttaagttttttttaaataaaaaaggctGTGTTATTTACTCACCAAACACCTTGACATGGACATTCACACTATGGATGCTATTAGATTTGCAAATGTACTCTCCACTATGTCCCACATTAACCCTTGGAATAGATAAGTGTTCCATCCAATTTTCCCAATGATATGAAACACATCCTTGGACCTAAATAAGGGGCATGAAAATATGGGCAAACATTAGCAAAAAGGTCAAAGTAAAAAACATGATCATATACTTCTTTATGGTTATATTCACATCTTACTGCTGTGTTATTGAAGAACCATTTCAGTTTAGGGTCACTTGATTCCATTTTGCATCGGAGTAGCAGTGACTGACCAGATCTGAGGAAAATCTGATCCTTTTGTTTGTCCACACTGTTTAAATCTGAAAGAAAACCAACAAAACTTCCAAAGTTTAGGATTATTGCAgttttaaatgttacatttctattttattttcaatattttcaatttcttttaaagtagtttacaTTTGTTTACATGGCTTTCGTATTAGTTTTGTTTTCTAAATTTTTGAAGtacatttgtaaaaatgtgttttagttTTTCTGACTTATTTTGATTTCACTTTATATTTCacttcataaaatatatatggtaaaaaaaatatatatatatatatatatacataccaTAATCATGAACCGCAGAACATTCCTCACCCAGAGAATTACTGGCACAGCACGTCATATTTTTACCCGGGCAGCTCAATACAGTGCTCTCGCCTTTATATTTTACATTGCACTTTTCCGGACTTTTACAGaagagaaaacaaaaacaatcgGATCACAGATTTACTTAGAACAGTTAACCCTTATAGTGAGATAGTAAACA contains:
- the flt3 gene encoding receptor-type tyrosine-protein kinase FLT3, producing MHSEQSLLVVLFLLQCGTQSGSTQIYQRCVTDESTTRCIVNETEVLNAYPVKQVVIEGQMVKVYVECQQNSSGKLRCHCHQRINSTRSPLQHNVRDENGAYTVICSNYSVNATWSLQKRPSAPVIKAMKMPSRHNMVQLDCTSEENPKPNIKWNTGSPEKCNVKYKGESTVLSCPGKNMTCCASNSLGEECSAVHDYDLNSVDKQKDQIFLRSGQSLLLRCKMESSDPKLKWFFNNTAVQGCVSYHWENWMEHLSIPRVNVGHSGEYICKSNSIHSVNVHVKVFEHDQIDILQLNENNSIPVQNKTSFCFQAQVFSHPKVQCQWITPNKSKIKCEETNYSNYTSTFKLCNPESGEYQMKLDTEEYSVIRNLSLCISDIPKINIDKNSSSITCTTQSSTTTALSWKICPSPDKCTNPEDWKEIPAALSEFPDADRFCEKNIVFVRPRSNNENHHIKCCITNLAGSHCSNQILLQTYSYTEFIICFAVMIVLLMIIIALIIFIKVKKPVYECQIQMIQMVGPNDNDYIYIDFRDFKYDLKWEFPRENLELGQTLGSGAFGMVVQATAYGISKPGVSIQVAVKMLKDKHQAVEKEALMSELKMLTYIGHHENIVNLLGACTGTGPIYLIFQYCCNGDLLNYLKCNREHFHKYLTDAFNRDRFRGLYHNFQQKRNSSEFVGSNDNPCMHIMPETKDQEHEALLSPSISSVSTTEEILKCDSEQEEELQSLTYDDLLSFSFQVAKGMEFLSAKNCIHRDLAARNILVTQGRRVKIGDFGLARDIESDSNYVVRGNVRLPVKWMAPESIFKGVYTMQSDVWAYGILLWEIFSLGVTPYPGVPVNSSFYRMIESGYHMEQPYYALESIYQVMCRCWSLDPADRPCFSKLVAFMNKELADLEERLYYNFEEYCYNNAIYQNAPVTPDASSECQSSPVSTDNADESKAVEDPGSVRTEPDV